A section of the Hippea jasoniae genome encodes:
- a CDS encoding TolC family protein yields the protein MKKLIFFLIIAFFCIFSDSKAATIQQLFRGLQNQPVTKIDKAEVAIFKAKKYQTISNFFPKIFAVASYQHFNSPTNLRPMTPKESSDISRSFGSMPFGKNIKQIGIEFSAPLFVASLFDMAHMSEKLKESAQWRMKINFIKNEAVVVELNGEFIYLERLKQSIEKRKASLDSQLKSIKLACENGRLPCVYKYKVEDAINALDIKLNDVDAKITSIANTIYALTGIRLSKPAKMALSGNITGRKYKILESLRLKTEALKYSAKASKDKLYPSLMIKGFVYRKFTKAYNTNENTLRNYGSIGVFLSIPIFDKPLYSEIEKSHSEYVKSEFELEDYTNRIKAKAKTLKKTLDLIDKSIIIQNKSVSNSKKLLKYAKVAFKLGRMTLEEYLRYEADLLNSEAELYSLKLKKWQVVSELAVIYGEDLKEIVR from the coding sequence ATGAAAAAGTTAATTTTTTTCCTTATTATTGCGTTTTTTTGCATATTTTCTGATTCTAAAGCTGCAACAATACAGCAATTATTTAGGGGCCTTCAAAACCAGCCTGTAACAAAGATTGATAAAGCAGAGGTAGCAATATTTAAGGCAAAGAAGTATCAGACTATATCTAATTTTTTCCCTAAAATTTTTGCAGTAGCATCGTATCAGCATTTCAATTCACCCACAAATCTCAGACCCATGACGCCCAAGGAGAGCTCAGATATTTCAAGAAGCTTTGGTTCCATGCCGTTTGGTAAAAATATAAAACAGATAGGTATAGAGTTTTCAGCGCCGCTATTTGTTGCAAGCCTGTTTGACATGGCACATATGAGTGAAAAGTTAAAAGAGTCTGCTCAGTGGAGGATGAAAATCAATTTCATAAAGAATGAAGCGGTTGTGGTTGAGTTAAACGGCGAGTTTATCTACCTTGAAAGATTAAAACAGTCTATAGAAAAAAGAAAAGCCTCTCTTGATAGTCAACTAAAAAGCATCAAACTTGCCTGTGAGAACGGCAGATTGCCGTGTGTCTATAAATACAAGGTGGAAGATGCCATAAATGCGCTGGATATAAAATTAAACGATGTAGATGCAAAGATAACCTCCATTGCAAATACGATTTATGCACTAACGGGTATAAGGCTTTCAAAGCCTGCAAAGATGGCACTATCAGGTAATATAACAGGTAGAAAGTATAAAATTTTAGAGTCATTGAGGCTTAAAACCGAAGCGCTCAAATATTCTGCAAAAGCAAGCAAAGATAAACTTTATCCATCTTTGATGATAAAGGGTTTTGTCTATAGAAAATTTACAAAAGCCTACAATACAAATGAAAATACCTTAAGGAATTACGGTTCAATAGGTGTATTTTTAAGCATACCTATATTTGACAAACCTCTGTATTCTGAGATTGAAAAATCACATTCGGAATATGTAAAGAGTGAGTTTGAGCTTGAGGATTACACAAACAGGATAAAAGCAAAGGCAAAAACATTAAAAAAGACACTGGATTTAATAGATAAGTCGATAATTATCCAGAATAAAAGCGTATCAAATAGCAAGAAACTGCTTAAATATGCAAAGGTGGCGTTTAAGTTGGGCAGAATGACGCTTGAGGAGTACTTAAGATACGAGGCAGATCTACTAAATAGTGAAGCTGAACTTTATTCTTTAAAATTAAAGAAATGGCAGGTAGTATCAGAGCTTGCCGTTATTTATGGTGAGGATTTAAAGGAGATCGTGAGATGA
- the ftsH gene encoding ATP-dependent zinc metalloprotease FtsH: MDEKNNNLKGFNNFSKFLAIYLLVAVFMFYLYQYFTKVQVNNIPYSTFKELIKEGKVKSCTISDKYIKGVYIDKNGKKMHFITVAVNDPDLIKDLEAHNVKFSGKVTNTWLTNLIFGWILPFGFLFFIWWLMTKKMRGTSGGLFGFGKGRFKVYLNEKPDVKFSDVAGAEEAKQEIQEIVEYLKDPQKYQRLGGRAPKGVLLVGVPGVGKTLFAKATAGEAGVPFISISGSEFIEMFVGVGASRVRDLFNEAKKLSPCIVFIDEIDAIGKSRAFNSLTSNDEREQTLNQLLAEMDGFDSSKGVIIMAATNRPEILDPALLRPGRFDRQIIVDKPDVNGREAIFKVHMKKIKVGSDVDVKKLAQMTPGLVGADIANIVNEAALLAARENKDAVYMEHFEEAIERQIAGLKKKNRVIKEDEKKRVAYHESGHAICAYMLPGADPVHKISIIPRGLAALGYTQQLPMDDRYLLTKEEMIDRVITLLGGRAAEEIIFGSVSTGAQNDLSRATDIVRSIITQFGMDEKLGLMVAEEREGGRFLTSEGILTKGDRLSEKTKEIIDEEIVKILDECYAKAKEILINNKEKLLRLAELLLKKEVVDSEELKKVMEDNSGD; the protein is encoded by the coding sequence ATGGATGAAAAAAACAACAATCTGAAGGGTTTTAATAACTTTTCCAAGTTTTTAGCTATATATCTGCTTGTAGCTGTATTTATGTTTTATCTCTATCAATATTTTACAAAGGTTCAAGTAAATAATATCCCCTATTCTACATTTAAGGAGCTTATAAAAGAAGGAAAGGTCAAGAGTTGCACAATTTCGGATAAATACATTAAAGGTGTATATATTGATAAAAACGGCAAAAAAATGCATTTTATAACCGTTGCCGTAAATGACCCTGACCTTATTAAAGACCTTGAAGCCCACAATGTAAAATTTAGTGGCAAAGTAACCAATACATGGCTGACAAATCTGATTTTTGGATGGATTCTACCGTTTGGGTTTCTATTTTTCATCTGGTGGTTGATGACAAAAAAGATGCGGGGCACAAGTGGTGGTCTGTTTGGCTTTGGTAAGGGCAGGTTTAAGGTTTATCTAAACGAAAAACCCGATGTAAAGTTTTCCGATGTTGCTGGAGCTGAGGAGGCAAAGCAGGAGATACAGGAAATTGTAGAATACTTAAAAGATCCACAAAAGTATCAAAGGTTGGGTGGCAGAGCTCCCAAGGGTGTTTTGCTTGTTGGAGTACCGGGTGTTGGAAAAACCTTATTTGCAAAGGCAACAGCTGGAGAGGCAGGTGTGCCCTTTATCAGTATCAGCGGTTCTGAGTTTATAGAGATGTTTGTGGGTGTGGGTGCAAGCAGGGTTAGAGACCTTTTTAATGAGGCAAAAAAGCTTTCTCCGTGTATCGTTTTTATTGATGAGATTGATGCAATTGGCAAGAGCAGGGCGTTTAACTCATTAACCAGCAACGATGAGAGGGAACAGACGCTCAATCAATTACTTGCTGAGATGGATGGCTTTGATTCATCAAAGGGTGTTATTATAATGGCTGCAACCAATAGACCGGAGATTTTAGACCCCGCTCTTTTAAGGCCCGGGCGTTTTGATAGACAGATTATTGTTGACAAACCCGATGTTAACGGCAGGGAAGCTATTTTTAAGGTTCATATGAAAAAGATAAAGGTTGGCAGTGATGTGGATGTTAAAAAATTAGCCCAGATGACACCGGGGCTTGTTGGTGCAGATATTGCAAATATTGTCAATGAAGCTGCTTTACTTGCCGCACGAGAGAATAAAGATGCTGTTTATATGGAGCATTTTGAGGAGGCTATCGAGCGTCAGATCGCAGGTCTGAAGAAGAAAAACCGTGTTATCAAGGAAGATGAAAAGAAGCGGGTCGCTTACCATGAATCTGGACATGCAATATGCGCATATATGCTACCCGGGGCAGATCCCGTGCATAAGATATCCATAATCCCGCGCGGATTGGCTGCACTGGGCTACACGCAGCAGCTACCTATGGATGATAGGTATCTGTTAACAAAAGAGGAAATGATTGATAGAGTGATTACACTGCTTGGTGGCAGGGCTGCAGAGGAGATTATCTTTGGCAGTGTTTCAACAGGTGCCCAAAATGACCTATCACGGGCAACCGACATTGTGCGTTCCATCATTACTCAATTTGGTATGGATGAAAAGTTGGGTTTGATGGTGGCTGAAGAAAGAGAAGGCGGAAGGTTTTTAACAAGCGAAGGCATTCTAACTAAGGGTGATAGGCTGAGTGAAAAAACCAAAGAGATCATAGACGAAGAGATTGTTAAGATATTGGATGAATGCTATGCAAAGGCCAAGGAAATCTTGATTAACAATAAGGAAAAACTACTGAGACTTGCAGAACTCCTACTAAAAAAGGAAGTGGTGGATAGCGAGGAGCTTAAGAAAGTAATGGAGGATAACAGTGGAGATTAA
- a CDS encoding glycerate kinase type-2 family protein, protein MKKIPDFISEALSSVQPQEALSFIKIGNNKLRINDFYIEARKCVVVAAGKAACAMVNFFLERGVKFKAGIVATNRPCKIDCKQIDFFHSSHPLYSSESLHAGKKLMELAKKYSSADFLFLISGGASSMVEYFDYGLNKVNTAVDFILKGGFDIRQLNAFRKSISLIKCGKLLRFINGRVISLIISDVVGDDISVIGSGLTACEDRMDLSGGVEEVFRRFEIYPESRCLSKEEFQSMKVSNLVIASNFTFLNKLKEILKDRGFNVISLGSRIEGDVECVAGVLSGVFKEAIENKLNVKKPIAIVFGGETTVKVKRAGKGGRNQHLSLLIASQLKDYAGKFEYIGFATDGKDGNSNFAGCIVNKDMYEAVRRLDIDFEEYIKSFNSAVFFERVGTAIGGFDTNTNVADVGVFVAQ, encoded by the coding sequence ATGAAAAAAATCCCTGACTTCATATCTGAAGCATTAAGCTCAGTGCAACCACAAGAAGCTTTATCCTTTATAAAAATCGGTAATAATAAATTGCGGATAAATGATTTTTATATTGAGGCAAGGAAATGTGTTGTAGTGGCGGCAGGCAAGGCAGCATGTGCAATGGTTAATTTCTTTTTAGAAAGAGGTGTTAAATTTAAAGCCGGTATTGTTGCAACAAATAGACCCTGCAAGATTGATTGCAAGCAGATTGATTTTTTTCACTCCTCCCATCCACTCTACAGTTCTGAAAGCCTTCATGCTGGAAAGAAACTGATGGAGCTTGCAAAAAAGTATAGCAGTGCTGATTTTCTTTTTTTGATAAGCGGTGGAGCATCCTCTATGGTTGAGTATTTTGATTATGGTTTAAATAAGGTAAATACAGCAGTGGATTTTATTTTGAAGGGCGGGTTTGATATAAGACAACTGAATGCTTTTAGAAAATCTATTTCTTTAATTAAGTGCGGCAAACTACTCAGATTTATAAATGGCAGGGTGATTTCTTTGATTATAAGTGATGTTGTTGGTGATGATATAAGCGTTATTGGCTCAGGACTCACGGCATGTGAGGATCGAATGGATTTAAGTGGTGGAGTTGAAGAGGTTTTCAGGCGTTTTGAGATCTATCCAGAGAGCCGTTGTTTATCTAAAGAAGAGTTTCAGAGCATGAAGGTTAGTAATCTGGTCATTGCCTCAAATTTTACTTTTTTAAATAAGCTAAAGGAGATTCTAAAAGATAGAGGTTTTAATGTAATTAGTCTTGGTAGTCGTATAGAGGGGGATGTTGAATGCGTTGCGGGTGTTTTAAGTGGTGTTTTTAAGGAGGCGATTGAGAATAAACTGAATGTTAAAAAACCGATTGCTATAGTTTTTGGAGGCGAGACTACTGTCAAAGTAAAAAGAGCAGGTAAGGGTGGCAGGAATCAACATCTCAGTTTGTTAATTGCCTCACAACTTAAAGATTATGCAGGAAAATTTGAATATATTGGCTTTGCCACAGACGGTAAGGATGGCAATTCTAATTTTGCTGGCTGTATAGTGAATAAAGATATGTATGAGGCTGTAAGAAGACTTGATATCGATTTTGAAGAATATATAAAATCGTTCAATTCGGCGGTGTTTTTTGAGAGGGTTGGAACAGCTATCGGTGGATTTGATACAAACACAAATGTGGCAGATGTAGGTGTGTTTGTTGCACAATAG
- a CDS encoding histidinol phosphate phosphatase domain-containing protein, protein MIDLHTHTLFSDGELIPSELARRAKEIGYSAIAFTDHADFSNMEFIIKNLLKVVGGLEKYFGLYVFAGVEITHVPPELVADAVKKAYSLGAEIVVVHGESPVEPVKKGTNKAAIEADCDVLAHPGLIEEEDAKLAAKNGVYLEISARSGHSFTNGHVYKMAKKHAAKCVLNTDTHSPHNLIDDQFAKVVLMGAGMDENEVKKTLFNAEELLERLLKRRYDEKNR, encoded by the coding sequence ATGATAGATTTGCACACGCATACACTGTTTAGCGATGGTGAGCTGATACCTTCTGAGCTTGCAAGGAGAGCAAAAGAGATAGGCTACAGCGCCATTGCATTTACAGATCATGCGGATTTCTCCAATATGGAATTTATTATAAAAAATTTGCTTAAGGTTGTTGGGGGACTTGAGAAGTATTTTGGTTTGTATGTTTTTGCTGGTGTTGAAATTACCCATGTTCCACCTGAGCTTGTAGCTGATGCAGTAAAAAAAGCTTACAGTCTGGGTGCCGAAATTGTTGTTGTTCATGGCGAAAGCCCCGTTGAGCCTGTTAAAAAAGGTACAAACAAAGCGGCTATAGAAGCAGATTGCGATGTTTTAGCTCATCCGGGTTTAATTGAAGAAGAGGATGCCAAACTTGCTGCCAAAAACGGTGTATACCTTGAAATTTCCGCAAGAAGCGGCCACAGTTTTACAAACGGGCATGTTTATAAAATGGCAAAAAAACACGCTGCTAAATGTGTTTTAAATACCGACACCCATTCACCGCATAATTTAATAGATGATCAATTTGCAAAAGTTGTGTTAATGGGTGCAGGAATGGATGAAAATGAAGTCAAAAAAACGCTTTTTAATGCAGAAGAGCTTCTGGAGCGTTTATTGAAAAGGAGATACGATGAAAAGAATCGCTAA
- a CDS encoding CheR family methyltransferase: MSEKMNPKTFEELREFIYKKSGIFFEKNKEYLLTNRLKKRLKELNLSSFEEYLQYLKSPKGSQELGPLFDAITINETYFFRHIRQVEAFRDVMVPELLKKKRSINVWSAACSTGEEPYTIVIALMEKYGQNIPARVLASDISNEVLEKAKEGVYGEYSVKELTPELKKKYFDNAGFGKYKIKDFVKRKVVFKNLNLLDSALSRKVGKMDVIFCRNVLIYFDSKSRQKVIDTFYNDILNPGGYLILGATESISRLNTKFKLCHFKMAIAYQKPE, encoded by the coding sequence GTGTCTGAAAAAATGAATCCAAAAACATTCGAAGAATTAAGAGAGTTTATCTACAAAAAATCCGGTATTTTCTTTGAGAAAAACAAGGAATATCTGCTTACAAACAGACTAAAGAAGAGATTAAAAGAGCTTAATCTATCAAGCTTTGAGGAGTATCTGCAATACTTAAAATCACCAAAGGGTTCTCAGGAGCTTGGCCCGCTGTTTGATGCTATAACAATCAACGAAACCTATTTTTTTAGGCATATCAGACAAGTTGAAGCATTTAGAGATGTAATGGTGCCTGAATTATTAAAAAAGAAACGCTCTATAAATGTATGGTCTGCAGCCTGTTCAACGGGAGAGGAACCTTACACAATCGTTATAGCTTTAATGGAAAAATATGGTCAAAACATTCCTGCAAGGGTGCTTGCAAGCGACATATCAAACGAAGTTTTGGAAAAAGCAAAAGAGGGCGTCTATGGTGAATACTCTGTTAAAGAGTTGACGCCTGAACTTAAGAAAAAGTATTTTGATAACGCCGGTTTTGGCAAATATAAAATCAAGGATTTCGTGAAAAGGAAAGTTGTATTCAAAAACCTTAACCTTTTAGATTCAGCACTTTCCAGAAAAGTCGGAAAGATGGATGTGATCTTCTGCCGCAATGTGCTGATATACTTTGACTCAAAATCAAGACAAAAGGTTATAGATACCTTTTATAACGACATCCTAAATCCCGGTGGCTATCTTATTTTAGGAGCTACTGAGTCGATTTCCCGCCTCAACACAAAATTCAAGCTGTGCCATTTCAAGATGGCCATTGCATACCAGAAACCTGAATAA
- a CDS encoding efflux RND transporter periplasmic adaptor subunit translates to MKKIVVILMVILILAGVAVLVKKKKKELFALKPPKAYPIIVKTIKPEMENFYLSLDGLGLIESNTDVNISTKVASRILYLKGLGEHVKKNDVLVKLDDSFIKSKLFSLKSQLNALYQKLSSLELSLSNMIKTHKRTLELLNVKGASIEQSQAEEDKIAQLKSEISTVKSQIRSAKEQLKSLNVELTYTLIKSPIDGVVSKQISNVGDVAMQGKPILKISAEKGKYLLLRLPDDIKPKGVIFEGKFYKIFALNDTFNGLNEYEARVDTGLSVGSRVKVGVVVFKGNAYKLPFDALLSVGEKNYIFVYKDHHAYPVLAQIEGVGQQGVAVSNNLKNKNIVVAKPDILLKALAGTPLKVQ, encoded by the coding sequence ATGAAAAAAATAGTTGTTATTCTGATGGTTATATTAATTCTTGCTGGAGTGGCTGTGCTTGTGAAGAAGAAAAAGAAAGAGCTGTTTGCACTAAAGCCACCAAAAGCATATCCGATTATCGTTAAAACAATAAAGCCCGAAATGGAAAATTTTTATCTCTCACTTGATGGACTGGGTCTTATTGAAAGCAATACAGATGTAAACATATCAACAAAGGTAGCATCAAGGATACTTTATTTAAAAGGTCTTGGTGAGCATGTTAAAAAGAATGATGTGCTTGTAAAACTGGATGATAGTTTTATTAAGTCAAAGCTGTTTTCTTTGAAATCTCAGTTGAACGCTTTGTATCAAAAGCTTTCTTCTTTAGAACTAAGCCTTTCAAACATGATTAAAACGCATAAAAGAACGCTTGAGTTGCTGAATGTTAAGGGTGCAAGTATAGAACAATCTCAGGCTGAAGAAGATAAAATTGCACAGCTAAAATCTGAAATATCAACTGTTAAATCCCAGATTAGATCTGCCAAAGAGCAGCTGAAATCTCTAAATGTAGAACTCACATACACGCTCATAAAATCGCCCATCGACGGTGTTGTTTCAAAACAGATAAGCAATGTTGGCGATGTTGCAATGCAGGGTAAGCCAATTTTAAAAATCAGTGCAGAAAAAGGTAAATACCTGCTTTTGAGGTTGCCTGATGATATCAAGCCGAAAGGTGTGATCTTTGAGGGTAAATTTTATAAGATTTTTGCTCTAAACGATACATTCAACGGCTTAAATGAGTATGAGGCAAGAGTTGATACGGGTTTATCTGTGGGTAGTCGTGTTAAAGTAGGTGTTGTTGTGTTTAAAGGTAACGCCTATAAACTGCCATTTGATGCCCTTTTAAGCGTAGGAGAAAAAAACTATATCTTTGTCTATAAAGACCACCATGCTTATCCTGTTTTAGCACAGATAGAAGGAGTGGGTCAGCAAGGAGTGGCAGTTTCAAACAATCTAAAAAATAAAAATATTGTTGTTGCAAAGCCTGATATCTTGCTGAAAGCTTTGGCTGGAACCCCATTAAAGGTGCAGTGA
- a CDS encoding outer membrane protein assembly factor BamB family protein: MKRIAKLLLVLFAAAFVASCSGSKEFILHVEKYEHFTQPLAPPVDYEKITNVDDIGYRVGLNFFDKKAFIGNLDGEIYEIDAQTGSKKLIAEIDQPIESNIAFDGESIYVGSNRGILFKISSNGKIIAKKSFGFPVMKVYYVKGKLYVGTENDIIYCLNPADLSIEWKFLHGEFNMLDIRGISGMLFGMDGIYVGFDDGSIDKISYKGDLVWEVQASKGTMFIDCDSTPVKNDQAVYIASTRGYIEAVNPDEGNVLWKRKLSTYANLQLNIFGVYVADENGYIYCLDNSNGETIWKKRITAKGNIFAIKLVGKVLYAITDQGRLVALDNLRGDVLDIVDIDDDISSPFALCCNRLFVVSRDGSIYSIFSR; the protein is encoded by the coding sequence ATGAAAAGAATCGCTAAACTACTTTTGGTGTTGTTTGCTGCAGCGTTTGTAGCATCATGCTCAGGTTCTAAAGAGTTCATTTTACATGTTGAAAAGTATGAGCATTTTACTCAGCCGCTTGCACCACCTGTTGATTATGAAAAAATAACAAATGTTGACGATATAGGATACAGAGTGGGTCTGAATTTTTTTGATAAAAAGGCGTTTATCGGTAATCTTGATGGTGAGATATATGAGATTGACGCACAAACTGGTTCAAAAAAACTCATTGCAGAAATTGATCAGCCTATTGAATCCAATATTGCCTTTGATGGAGAAAGCATTTATGTTGGCTCAAACAGGGGCATTCTTTTTAAAATCTCATCAAACGGTAAGATTATTGCAAAAAAGTCTTTTGGCTTTCCTGTTATGAAGGTTTATTATGTTAAAGGCAAACTGTATGTTGGCACAGAAAATGACATTATATACTGCTTAAACCCTGCAGATTTATCTATAGAGTGGAAGTTTTTACACGGTGAGTTTAATATGCTTGATATAAGGGGCATAAGCGGCATGCTTTTTGGTATGGATGGTATTTATGTAGGTTTTGATGATGGCAGTATTGATAAGATTTCATATAAAGGGGATTTAGTCTGGGAGGTTCAGGCTTCAAAAGGCACGATGTTTATCGATTGCGATTCTACACCTGTTAAAAACGATCAGGCTGTTTATATTGCATCAACAAGAGGGTATATAGAAGCTGTTAATCCCGATGAAGGTAATGTTTTATGGAAAAGAAAGCTGTCAACATATGCAAATCTGCAGCTGAATATTTTTGGTGTATATGTAGCAGACGAAAACGGTTATATTTATTGTCTTGACAATTCAAATGGTGAAACGATCTGGAAAAAGAGAATCACTGCAAAGGGCAACATCTTTGCAATAAAATTGGTGGGAAAGGTGCTTTATGCAATAACAGATCAGGGTAGGCTTGTTGCTTTGGATAACTTAAGAGGGGATGTACTTGACATTGTTGATATCGATGATGATATAAGCTCCCCGTTTGCTTTATGTTGCAATAGGCTTTTTGTTGTATCAAGGGATGGTTCTATCTACTCCATCTTTTCGCGGTAA
- a CDS encoding universal stress protein gives MEIKKILACVDSSEYSTAVMRFSSYFARKLGSELVGLHVIDVIQLEGPMMYDISGAIGLEPFIDFSAKVKAALEAKGKNILESFKTIAGEFGVNFSYRMPVGVVANEILSASEDFDVVFIGRKGVNEQYERGILGSNIESVLRKIEKPLFVSPKHFYTFDKVVVCVDGREISKKAFEYATFIANLFGVEIRAVFVKKSHDQPQFEYDIDIVESESVVAGLETYISQFEKPLVVMGAYAKPKLLEILLGSTTEALLKRDLEYGFLLVR, from the coding sequence GTGGAGATTAAAAAAATACTGGCATGTGTGGACTCAAGTGAATATTCAACGGCTGTTATGAGGTTTTCTTCCTATTTTGCAAGAAAACTTGGCAGTGAACTTGTGGGTTTGCATGTAATCGATGTGATTCAGCTTGAAGGTCCAATGATGTACGATATCAGTGGCGCCATAGGACTTGAGCCGTTTATAGATTTTTCAGCAAAGGTAAAAGCTGCTTTAGAGGCAAAGGGAAAAAATATACTTGAATCTTTCAAAACAATAGCAGGGGAATTTGGGGTCAATTTTTCATACAGGATGCCCGTTGGCGTTGTGGCTAATGAGATTTTATCTGCATCTGAGGATTTCGATGTCGTGTTTATCGGCAGAAAGGGTGTTAATGAGCAGTATGAAAGGGGTATTCTGGGTAGCAATATTGAAAGTGTGCTAAGAAAGATAGAAAAACCGTTGTTTGTATCGCCAAAACATTTCTACACTTTTGATAAAGTTGTTGTGTGTGTTGATGGAAGAGAGATTTCTAAAAAGGCTTTTGAATATGCCACTTTTATAGCTAACCTGTTTGGTGTGGAAATCAGGGCTGTATTTGTCAAAAAATCACACGATCAGCCGCAATTTGAATATGATATTGATATAGTTGAGTCAGAAAGTGTGGTTGCTGGGCTTGAAACCTACATCTCTCAATTTGAAAAACCACTTGTTGTTATGGGCGCCTACGCCAAACCCAAGCTGCTTGAGATTCTGCTTGGCTCAACAACGGAGGCTCTTCTAAAACGGGATCTTGAATACGGTTTTCTTCTGGTAAGATAA
- a CDS encoding LOG family protein produces MKDIQKEFLENRNKNRDVWRLFKILSDFTDAFEELDEIGPAVAIFGSAREKEDGFYYKKAREISKKLAENGFAIITGGGPGIMEAANRGAVDAGGISIGLNIELPHEQYLNRFVNIGLDFKYFFTRKVTFMKYAVAFVVMPGGYGTMDELFESLVLIQTDKIGAFPVVLYGNEFWKKVFDFLVFLRDRRYISPEDLSIFKITDDVDEVVEYIKNRTFSITATANNHEKNP; encoded by the coding sequence ATGAAAGATATACAGAAAGAGTTTTTAGAGAATCGTAATAAGAATCGTGATGTCTGGCGTCTGTTTAAGATTTTGTCTGATTTTACAGATGCGTTTGAGGAATTGGATGAAATTGGTCCTGCTGTGGCTATTTTTGGCAGTGCAAGGGAAAAAGAGGATGGATTTTACTACAAAAAGGCAAGGGAGATATCAAAAAAACTTGCCGAGAATGGCTTTGCCATAATTACAGGCGGTGGTCCGGGTATAATGGAGGCTGCAAATAGAGGAGCTGTAGATGCAGGAGGTATTTCAATTGGTTTGAATATAGAGCTACCTCATGAGCAGTATCTCAACCGTTTCGTTAATATTGGACTTGATTTTAAATATTTTTTTACACGCAAGGTTACCTTTATGAAATACGCTGTGGCATTTGTTGTTATGCCCGGCGGCTACGGCACAATGGATGAGCTGTTTGAAAGCCTTGTGCTAATTCAGACGGATAAGATTGGCGCATTTCCTGTGGTTTTATATGGGAATGAGTTCTGGAAAAAAGTGTTTGATTTTTTGGTGTTTTTAAGGGATAGGCGCTATATTTCGCCTGAGGATCTATCTATTTTTAAGATAACCGATGATGTAGATGAGGTTGTTGAGTATATCAAGAATAGAACCTTCTCAATAACCGCCACTGCAAACAATCATGAAAAAAATCCCTGA
- a CDS encoding HDOD domain-containing protein: protein MNKVKELYENLASIDDLPAFPAIAFEVIRLTRDPNTTSRNLEEVIKKDPNLVSQILKFANSSLYGLAREVTSLNHAINLLGFVQVENIVMISVILSSVKKLPLHKNFNRDKFLEHSFGCGVTAKIINNILNFKFSSAEFSGGVIHDIGKVLLDLYAPECLDEILENAFKKGISFIDSEMELYGINHCQLGSKLLSIWGLPEEIIDIVENHHDPKNAKNKLLVSVVHVADLLTYTEGIGFGGNYAKFTLEEDEGWQLLIKEANLSEEFDLAFFTFKLYEEIEEAKQLYFEGSK from the coding sequence ATGAACAAGGTTAAAGAGCTGTATGAGAACTTAGCAAGCATAGACGATTTACCAGCTTTTCCTGCCATAGCATTTGAGGTAATCAGGCTTACACGTGACCCCAACACAACATCACGCAATCTTGAAGAGGTTATTAAAAAGGATCCAAATTTAGTCAGTCAGATATTGAAGTTTGCAAACTCCTCTCTATACGGCCTTGCAAGAGAGGTTACAAGCCTCAATCATGCCATAAACCTGCTGGGCTTTGTTCAGGTAGAAAACATAGTTATGATATCCGTTATCCTATCAAGCGTAAAAAAACTACCACTGCATAAAAACTTTAACAGGGATAAATTTTTAGAGCATTCATTTGGTTGTGGTGTTACAGCAAAAATAATCAATAATATTTTAAACTTTAAGTTTAGCTCTGCAGAATTTAGTGGCGGGGTTATACACGACATCGGCAAAGTATTGCTTGATCTATACGCACCTGAGTGTCTGGATGAAATACTGGAAAACGCTTTCAAAAAAGGAATTTCTTTTATAGATTCAGAGATGGAACTATACGGCATAAATCACTGTCAGCTGGGATCAAAACTACTATCAATATGGGGTCTACCAGAGGAAATCATCGATATTGTTGAAAATCATCACGATCCCAAAAACGCAAAAAATAAGCTTCTGGTTTCTGTTGTTCATGTAGCAGACCTTTTAACCTACACCGAAGGTATAGGATTTGGTGGCAATTATGCAAAATTTACGCTTGAAGAGGATGAAGGCTGGCAGTTATTGATAAAAGAGGCAAACCTTAGTGAGGAATTTGACCTTGCATTCTTTACATTTAAACTATATGAGGAAATTGAAGAGGCAAAGCAACTTTATTTTGAGGGGTCTAAGTAG